atttgttaccaaaactcacaacacacacaaaaccctagcaaaaacatctctctctctttctcacgCATAACCGGACGGCACAAGCAAGAATCGGATCAcctcttgtaatcggttagtgtttaattgtgtTTTAGTTATTGATTGATTGCATGATCGCATGAACGATTAGGAATGTTGATTTAGTTTGTCGATCGGCCGGACGTGTTTATTAATCGGCCGGACGTGTTTGTTGATATGATTCGGATTATGATGTGATAATGTTAGATTGGATGATTATGTCTAAATGTTCATGTAATCGGATGATATTGAATTCGAACGATATGCTTAGTGATGTTCTTGTTGATGTTAATTGGTTTGTTAATCGGCCGAACATGTTGTTAATCGGCCGGACATGagtgataaatcggttaacatgaTACATGTTCGGATTCGTTAATCGACTGTTATGCTATGCGATTCGGACCGTCAACTTGATGATAACCGGATGCATGTTCATATAAATTGTTAGAGGTTGGCTCATGATATGATATTAGGGTTcgttagggttcttgataaaataCCATGTTCAGTCGATAATTGGGTTAATTGATTTGTGgattggtgttaattgataactGTTAAGATGTTAATTGATTTGGTAAATTGGAAACTGTTATGTGATTGTAACCGAATGCTTAATATCCGGATATTCAAACCGATTGCACAAGGGTAAGCATGAACTGGATCACACGAGTGATAGAATGGACCGAATAACACGGACTGTCCATACCCACTGTCCGCACGAGCGGAACTGCTCAATCGCACGAACCAACTGCTCGCACGAGCTGACAGTCCGCACGGATTGTCACTCGCACGAACTATCCATCCGGACGGAATGTTGAACCGGGCGGATTGACACTCGCACGAACTATCAATCCGGACGGACTGACAGTCCGCACGAACTGTCACCCGGATGAATTGTCACTCGCACGGATCGTCCATCCGGACGGACCAATTGCCACCCGCACGATTCACCATCCGCACGAAATGTCACTCGCATGATTTAATTGGTTTTTGTATGGGCCATGTTTTGTGTACTTGTTTGTCAACTCTGTGTAACCATACGTGCTTTACGTGAACCGAACCTAACTTGTATAAacaccatgataggacgtgattgaccattacttgctactatactctttgtgtatctgccgagcaaaccaaggtgagttcacacagccaaggcatgggattcccgggttgggaattgggttggatatgttattgttaaaagagttactcgtacttacgcattctctagactatagaccatcgtcctcaggttagtcaggacacgttacgtaaagcctacgtaacccagtatgtttgccatttgtctcccgggtcgggaggacacgttacgtaaagcctacgtaacccaataccatccactggcttccaggtcggaaggccacgctgcgtaaagcctacgtagcccccacgcgtaccactgtcctcggggaagggcacgtcacgtaaagcctacgtgaccctgtacgttttcctgttctcggtaaaagaagaacacatggtcggaagttagtctagtaagtatcgttaatgagaagccctcattaaccaggatgaacatgggaaacccccacctttagtacacactagtatgggaagcccccactagctatacttatgcactatgttatgaacttactttctgtgaactcgctcaactagtttgttgactatttgctgcatgccttgcaggaccttaggtacattatggagcttgcacaaggaggagcaggtcgttgtgggatttggattcatgaaagttattcgaacttataattattttgagatttcatactatgcttccgctatttaaacgatgtttggttttggaacatcaatcatgtcatgatgatttacattgattacttttactattaaatgctatgtttgatatgattgatggcttgatcctggtcagtcacgcctccgagcggtggtactccgcgtgtggattttgggggtgtgacactttcaacctcactttccctaaatttatcaattctatttttcaacagggatgtaatgcaatcaTTACCTTATTTAAGATACCTTCAACTGCATCTTCTGATAAATCAACATTCATTTCACTCAAATGATAGCTTCAACTGCATCTTCAATCATGAACTATCTAAAGAAATGGATGAAATCATCCAAATATACCcaaaataaaactaattaaaccATCCAATATTCTTGAGTACTCACCATTAATGTGATGACTAATATAAAATCAAACCTTAAAAGCATACAAATCATAATGAAATATGAAATCAGGTAGTTGTATAACAAATCATTATATTATATGAAAAcaatagcaaacaacatcaaacaataatagcaaacaacatcaaacaacaatagCAAGTGACCAATCAATCAACCTCATAATCATATAGAAGcctaaaaataaaatgaaaattagAAAAGTGAACATCAAAACTGAACAGGAAACCTGACCAAAAATTAACCAAACACCTGATGTTGAATCCACTATAGATGTTGAATCCACTGTAGATGCTGAGCCACTGCTGTTACAAACAGATCATACCTCGGGAACTGGAAATTTAAAAGGATCGGCTTCAAAGGCTTCAACAATCGGAAGATTCAAATCTCAATcaaatgaaaccctaatttcaaaaagaataatcggtgaacatattcacagatcaataatcaacagatgttgtactcatatcATCACCGTTAAGAaaaatcaacacagatctataaACATACAAATCAAACCTCAAGATGAAAGAATCTTGTAAGAGAAACACCGCAGAACCCTTAGCCGGCGCCCCGTCTCTCGATCTATCTCTCGAACGAAACCCTAGCAATGGTTACATGAAAAGACCCAAAACACAAAGGATTAATATAAATAAGAGGAAATCATGGAAGTATTTCAATAAAAAAAAGAAGAACAAACCTTCTGAATGAAGATAATCGATGAACAAAAGAAGATTTTATGGTGGCGTCTGGAAGAAGATTAGGGTTTGGATGGAGAGAATGATCTCAATAATTGAAGGATGTAGGCCAAAATCTAATTTGAAGAGATGATaaaggaaagaaaatgaaactgATGATGCCCTAATCAAGTGACACGTGGCCCAAatcactttcatttattatatataatagataatagataatagattaactaatattaatattaaaagaaatttattaaacaaatataaacaaaATTTATAAGGTTAAAGGAGAGAATGATATGtgacattatttggagtcttttattataaatTATATTAGATAATAGTTATTTTACATATTTTTAACATCATCCTTCTTGCACATTTCTTAAAGAATATGGAGCAGAAAATTAATTTCTAAAAGTTAAAGTACTAGAAGTGTAATTTCGTCAAAGCAATTTTCAATCTACTAAGGGTGTCCGGGGCGCCTGCGGGGAGGGGTGCGGTGAGTGTactccccgatcgggaacaccgccacCGACCCCTCGGTGACCCAAATCGGGGAGTGGGGAGCGGGGAGGGTTCACCGTGTGAAActtgagttttttttttccttgtgatacttttataaaaatatttatataaaaaaaataaaaccaagttcttaagagaggagtgccgccatcaaattgagggtgtgaaaAATTAAGTAGGGAGTTGACGTGACGCGTACTCATTGGGTGTGGGTATGTGGGTAAAAGAGGTGACTCCCCACCACTTAGTGcctctaagagcattcacatcctaaccatcaaattatgtgaggaggggtttttatattataaagggtataaaaagtggttgtgagtagaggagagagaaaatgttactgttcatctgtatatttggggggacactgttcacccgttataattttttaatatattttgaaagtagttgtgagtggaagtgagagaaaaaggtaatgataatattatttaattgaaaggagagagaaaaagtatttgtttttagtgaaaatatattgatatatgagttgttttttagtgaaatgtatgtataatttgatggattggatgtgaatgctcttacaccCTAAAAACCAAACAAATATGAAATCGTACTCTGAACCCAATGACAGGAAGGGGAACACCCCACCAGTTAATATGAACACCAGTTTGTCATCTCTAAAATCCTTACTAGACAAATGCAGCAAACACGAGAATCTCATCACCCAAATCCACGCTATCGCCATAACCTCAGGCCTCTTCCACACCCACCAAATCATCGCCTGCAAGCTCCTCAACACATACGCCAAACAACTCAACAACCCAACTAAAGCCCACAAAACATTCTATCAAATCCATAACCCAGACATAATCTCATGGACCTGTCTAATGTCCCTACATTTACACGCCCAACAACCCTTCAAAACACTCTCATTGTTCTCCGACATGATCACGTCAACCGGGTTCAACCCAGATGGCCATTGCATCCTGGCTGCACTTTCCGCTTGTGGCTCGGTTAAGAATTTCTTGATGGGGAAGATGCTTCATGGGATGGTGGTAAGATATGAGTTGGATGGTGAAAAGGTTATTGTTTCGAATGCATTGATCGATTTGTATAGTCGAGTTGGGCGGGTGGATTTGGGTAGGAAGGTGTTTGAGATGATGGGTGTCAAGGATGTTGCTTCTTGGACCAGTTTGGTTAATGGGTATGTGTTGTGTGGGGACCTTGTAGCTGCGGGtcaggtgttcgatgaaatgcctgaGAGAAATGTTGTTTCGTGGACTGCTATGATTGTGGGGTATGTTCGTGGTAAGGATGTTGTTCGTGGGTTGAAACTGTTTAGGGAGATGAGGATGGAAGGTGGTGGGGAAAATCGGCCGACTTCTATTACTGTTGTTGCTGTTCTTTCGGGTTGTGCTGATGTTGGTGCTCTTGATTTTGGTGGAGCGGTGCACGCGTATGTTAATAAGGTGGCGGATCTTGTTACGGATGTCTCAGTTAATAATGCGTTGATAGATATGTACGCGAAAGGCGGAAGCCTTGAGTTTGCGAGAAAAGTTTTCAGCAAAATGAGTAAAAAAGACGTTTTTTCTTGGACGAGTTTGATTTCAGGCTTGGCGCTGCACGGTGAAGGGAGGGCGGCAGTAGAAGTCTTTAATGATATGACGTGTACCAAGTTATTTCCGAATGAGATTACATTTCTGTCGGTTCTATCAGCTTGCAGTCATGGAGGACTAATTAAAGAAGGGCGATTTATATTCGACACGATGGTTCATACTTACGGTGTTAAACCGACAATTAAACACTACGGGTGTATGATGGATCTTTTTTGTCGGGCAGGGCATATAACCGAAGCAATGGAGTTGATCAAGAAAATGCCTATGAAACCGGATGCGGTTATTTGGAGGTCGGTTTTAAGTGCCTGTTTGATAAAACAAGACCTGCAATTAGCTGAAACAGCAGCAAAGAAAGTAGTCGAGTTAGAACCAAATGACGATGGTGTGTACATGCTTCTTTGGAACCTGTATCGGTTAACCAACAAGTGGGAAGATGCATTAACGACGAGGAAGCTGATGAGAAATCGGAATATTAAGAAACAACCCGGGTGTAGTTGGATTGAGATCAATGGTCTTGTTCATGAATTTACTGCAGATGGCACCATGGATCAACTTGCCATTGATATGCAGACTTTATTAGAAGTTTTAAATGGTCAATCAAGATTGGTTCATGATGTGTTTATACTTTGATATATTAAATTCAATATCATGTAAGTTTATGGATTGGAATATTGTAATTGAAAGTGTTTGGCGATTTGATTTCGGGTGCAAAGACAAAAAAAATAATGGCCATCGACTCCAAGGATCAAATATTACTCATCGGTATCAACATACACAAGAACCATtcatgtaattaactctaatcaTAATCTTAATGTGTTCTCAAAAGGGAAGTCATGTCATGAAATGTGTAggaaatcatcatcattcatatAATTACTCAAGTGCTCTTGAGTTTAACAAGTTAAATCGTACACTTGATATCAAATCCTGCATCATTTGAATGAATGTCCAAAACAAATGTCTGAAAATTTAAATCTAATGTCACAAAATCATACAATTAAGGTTTAATTGAACCAACTATAATCATGTGTGTGTTTGTATGATCCATGGCTGCATTTGTAACCCTGAAACGACTAGCGTACAGTCTTGTGACCCCCATTTGTATCTATGGGTGAACATCggttcattatttttttttttttttttttttttgagtggcAAACCCACTAATTCTACTCCTAAACCTCCACCTTTCATCCACAATGGGACTAGAACCCTCAACCTCATGGGGAGGGACACCTTTCCAACACACATTGGTATCACTACGATACAAGACTTTTGGTATCGGTTCGTTTCTTACCAGCCTATATACAAATAACGTAGCTTATAAGCTCTTAGGGCTTATTTCTGAACTTTTTCTTTTAACAGTGAGAAGCCATCATCAGAATACTCAGTGCCCCACCAAATAAACGAGGTAAAACACAACTTGCACTAGCGGTCTAGACTATGCATGTACACTAGTCAAAAGACAAGTTAACATCGGATGCATCTTCCAACCTCGAAAACAATATTATTTCACCCAACACTTTGTATATATTTTCAGATTTCGGGTGTGATTTATCAGCAACCAAGAACTCATGAAACTCGCCCTCCACTTCTATAGAACTTCGACCCGGAGTTTTCTTAACACCGTTCCCTCTCATCATACTTCTAACATTTTTTACTTCATCCCATTCACATCTAGTAGCACATAAACTCTCCATAAGCACATAAATACCACTATCATTTGGATCTAAATTTATGAGTTTTTCAGTAGCAAGTTTACCGAGATCAAGATTGTTGTGCATCCTGCAGGCGTTAAGAATTGCACCCCAAACAGCTTTATCAGGTTCCATCGGCATTTCCGTTATCAGTCCATAAGCTTCGTCCAAAAGCCCACTTCTTCCAAGTAAATCGATCATGCATGCATAATGTTCAACTGTTGGTTTTAACCCGTAATTGTTCTCAATCTCTTTGAAGTAACGTCTTCCTTGAGCGAGTAAACCTCCATGACTACAAGCTGATAGCACACCGACAAATGTGATCTCGTCGGGTTTGTATCCCATTTCTCGCATTTGTTTAAAAACATTAAGGGCTTTCACTGCATGCCCATGGGAAGCAAAACCGACAATCATGGAGTTCCAAGATACTAAATCTTTATCTTGCATTTTATTAAAGAGCTCTACCGCTGCATCAATGTTCCCACACTTGGCATACATGTCTATAAACGCATTTCCTAGTGTTACCGTAAGATGAATACGTGTTCGCGTGAAGTAATTAGAGTACAACCATTGACCTAAATCCAAGCAACCCGATTGAGCACAAGCAGAGAGCACACATACTAAAGTGCTCTCTAAAGGAACCAAACCTGCATTTTCCATTTCATAAAAGACTTCTAGAGCTTCCTTTGGTTTATTGTTTTGAGAATAGCCTGCGATCATCGCATTCCACGATACAATATTTCTCtcaggcatttcatcgaacaccttcCTTGCCATAACCAAGTCCCCATTCTTAGCATACCCGTTAATCATACTCGTCCACGAGAAAACATCCCGGATTCTCATACTCTCAAAAATCTCTATTGCAGTAACCAAAGATCCGCATTTAACATACATATCCAACACCGAATTCATCAAATTAAGactcatgttaacattcatccTTTTAACATAATCATGAACCGACTTCCCCAACTCCAAATCCCCTTTCTGCGAACACGCAGAAAACACGGCGATCATCGTGATCTCATTAGGCTCAACCCCACTACCTTTCATCAATTCAAAAACTCGCAACCCCTCATCCGACATCCCTTGCTTCACATACCCATTAATCAAACTAGTCCAACAAACAACATCTCTCTCAGGACTTTCATCGAAAACCTTGCGTGCACAACCCAACCGCCCTCTCTCCCCATAAAAATGAACCAACCCATTCCGCACAACCAAATCCCAACAAAATCCCACTTTCCAAATCAAACAATGCACCGATTCCCCAACCCCTAAACCCTCACACGCCTTCAAACCAAACACAAAGCTCCTCCGGTCCAATTCGACACACTTCCGAACCATTAAACGAAACAAAGACAAACCTTTTACGTGCAATTGTGATTTTAAATACCCTCTGATCATGATATTCCACATGTAAACGTTGGGGTTAGGGAACTGGTTAAACAGGCGTTGAGCATAAGGTAGGTCTCCTGTTTCGGATAATGCACAGAAGGTTAAGAGTCTGCTTAATGGGAATACATGAAAAATGAGGCCTGTTCGTGTCATTTGTGCATGAATTTGCTTCAACATGGGCATTGAATTGCATGATTCTATAGCCAATAGAGTTGGGTTTTTGATGAGGAGAGTGGTTTGTGAAGAATTCCATGTGGGTCTAGATAGGGTGGAGAATGAAGTATGGAAAGGAGGGAGTTTCATGTGTGTGTCAATCACTTTGAGAATATGTGTTCCGCTTAGTAACTGGTGCAAAGGTTATAAGGCTATAGGGTGGTGTGGTGCGCTCATTACCCTCTACATTAGTGTCATTAGGGAGGGCCTGAGTGTGGGCGgagaggaccaccggccagggcccgtgATTTCGAGGAGATGTTACAGATTCGGAAGGTGTAATTGGTGGTTATTGTTGATGGTGTTGAACGAGCGGTGGATCTGGTGGTGAAACATATTGAGTTTACTAGCGACTCTAGTGTTCTTATCCGTTTTGGGTTGGAACATATTGAGTTTACTAGCTACTCTAGTGTTCTTATCCGTGAGAGCCTCAACGATTAAGGAAAATTGTGAAACATAAGTATTTGCATTTATGGCGTACCATTGTCTGGAGTTGAAACCGCTACCCTAATGagtcagtggcggagcttgaactAAAAATCAGTGGGGGCTAGACTCGCAAAATCTAAATCAGTGGGTGCCGAACCCTTAAAAATCCAGTATTTTACACTAAAGAAAAAATTTGGAAATTTTTGGTAAAATTTACACTACGAGCGAAAAAATTGAGAGGGGTGTGGACACCCACGGGCCACCAAGATGCTCCGCCACTGTCTATGACATGACAAAGTTGTAATGACTTGTATCAATAATAAGACAAAGTGGCTAGCCCTCAGTAACCGAAGGCTTCACAAGACGATCTCGTGACAAGTGGTAATAGAGTGGGTCCAACACTCATACGAAGTTGGGATGTTTGTTTATCTCAAAAGTTCTTAAATGGTAGCAAATAATGATGGTGAGATCGAGACTAGTAGTGAAGGTGTTGAGGGCTCAGTGAAAGTTAGGTGATGTGTGAATTTTTTCAAAGACGTAGAAACACTATAAAGCATAGACTTTTGTTCTCCGTATATTGTCAAATTGACATGTAATCGTAGAAAAATTTGCTTGCTCGACTAATCCATTGCAAAAAGTCAAAGGGGAAAGACAAAGTGGTCATGACGTCGAGGATACCAACGTGGTTGTGTAAGCCAAGAATTCACATTGGTGGATAGCTCCACTAAGCTGACCGGATGGACAAAACTGGTTGTAGTAAACTAGAACTGAGGGATCACAAGAAAGAGTAATTGACCAATCTAAGGGAAAGATTGAAAACAACAAAACGATATGTGGTGATAAAAGGTCTCTACATTGATATTGATATGCCAATAAGTGTCACTTTATTTAAGAAGTCAAAGTGAAGCCAAATATCAAGACGCTACCACATATGTGCAGCAATAATACACGAGGACTTACATGTTTTATTGGTCGGAGAATGTGACGAGCCAAATATTTGAAGATCGCATCTACTTATTTGTGTTGAAACACTTTTAAGTTTACTGGTTACTCCTATGTTCTCATCTGGAAGAGCCTTAACCATTAAGAAAAGTCATGCAACATAAATGCTTACATTTCCAACGTACCACTAGTCGGGAGTTAAATCTACTCCTCAGTCATGAGGGGACGAAACTCGTGACCCATTTTTTTATGACCTacaatatatattatattataatgcgTGAGGGGGGAGGGAGGATTTTAAGATATCCAAAAGTTAAaacttttttttagtttaatgCATAAGGTACAACCCTAAACTAAGGTTTCAAACACTAACTACACTGTAATCTCATCATCTTAATAGCACTTTAATTCCCTCATCtttaaccaaattatatataattaattagtaGTTACACTTTATCCCTCTTATAAAGGGATCATAACTTTTACGTACGTTAATTTTTGTTTcaaattacaccataaaaatgATCATTTTATTCTATTTAATTTAGTATAGTATTGTTATAattgttttgattaaaaaaatCGTTAACCAAAGCCAAACCGAGAATAAAGGAAACCAAACCAAATAACCAAAAACCAATTATCGACTTTTTTTTTTACTCCCGTTTAACCAAAATTGATCGAACCAAACCGAACAATTCATATTTTTGTATAAGTCAATAAAAGTTGTTTTATAAGCCATCCAAACACCCTTCCTTCCATCCTTCCGTCCTTGTAAAACCTAAACTCCATTTTGAGAGAACAAGTCTTGATACACAATGCAGAGATGGTGCTCCAAGCTCCGATCACTCGCCCTCCTCCGCACATCCTCTTCACCGTCTCCTAAATCTCAGCCACTTGtcctccaccaccaccgccgtctCTTCCATTCAAATCACCTCACCAAAACCCTAATCATTTCCCGACCACCCCTTCTTCCGTCTACATTACCAGTTACGGCAACCTCCAATCTCCCTTCCTCTCTTCCTGCTGTAAGTCACAAAAGATCTATGCTTTGCCTTTGGATATCACAACTTGTTATTTTCCATGGATATATTTGTTCTGAATTAGTAGATGTGTTCCTGTTGTATCTTGTAACTTAAGGAGTCAATTATAATTCTGATGATAATAGTATGTTCTGCTAATTATATTGGAAGCTAAACTGTGTCTTCTTGTTTATTGACTTCCTCTATATGTAGTTGATGCAAGTGCGCTATCTTACTCTGAA
This is a stretch of genomic DNA from Helianthus annuus cultivar XRQ/B chromosome 16, HanXRQr2.0-SUNRISE, whole genome shotgun sequence. It encodes these proteins:
- the LOC110916168 gene encoding pentatricopeptide repeat-containing protein At2g20540 is translated as MKSYSEPNDRKGNTPPVNMNTSLSSLKSLLDKCSKHENLITQIHAIAITSGLFHTHQIIACKLLNTYAKQLNNPTKAHKTFYQIHNPDIISWTCLMSLHLHAQQPFKTLSLFSDMITSTGFNPDGHCILAALSACGSVKNFLMGKMLHGMVVRYELDGEKVIVSNALIDLYSRVGRVDLGRKVFEMMGVKDVASWTSLVNGYVLCGDLVAAGQVFDEMPERNVVSWTAMIVGYVRGKDVVRGLKLFREMRMEGGGENRPTSITVVAVLSGCADVGALDFGGAVHAYVNKVADLVTDVSVNNALIDMYAKGGSLEFARKVFSKMSKKDVFSWTSLISGLALHGEGRAAVEVFNDMTCTKLFPNEITFLSVLSACSHGGLIKEGRFIFDTMVHTYGVKPTIKHYGCMMDLFCRAGHITEAMELIKKMPMKPDAVIWRSVLSACLIKQDLQLAETAAKKVVELEPNDDGVYMLLWNLYRLTNKWEDALTTRKLMRNRNIKKQPGCSWIEINGLVHEFTADGTMDQLAIDMQTLLEVLNGQSRLVHDVFIL
- the LOC110916167 gene encoding pentatricopeptide repeat-containing protein At2g22410, mitochondrial, with amino-acid sequence MKLPPFHTSFSTLSRPTWNSSQTTLLIKNPTLLAIESCNSMPMLKQIHAQMTRTGLIFHVFPLSRLLTFCALSETGDLPYAQRLFNQFPNPNVYMWNIMIRGYLKSQLHVKGLSLFRLMVRKCVELDRRSFVFGLKACEGLGVGESVHCLIWKVGFCWDLVVRNGLVHFYGERGRLGCARKVFDESPERDVVCWTSLINGYVKQGMSDEGLRVFELMKGSGVEPNEITMIAVFSACSQKGDLELGKSVHDYVKRMNVNMSLNLMNSVLDMYVKCGSLVTAIEIFESMRIRDVFSWTSMINGYAKNGDLVMARKVFDEMPERNIVSWNAMIAGYSQNNKPKEALEVFYEMENAGLVPLESTLVCVLSACAQSGCLDLGQWLYSNYFTRTRIHLTVTLGNAFIDMYAKCGNIDAAVELFNKMQDKDLVSWNSMIVGFASHGHAVKALNVFKQMREMGYKPDEITFVGVLSACSHGGLLAQGRRYFKEIENNYGLKPTVEHYACMIDLLGRSGLLDEAYGLITEMPMEPDKAVWGAILNACRMHNNLDLGKLATEKLINLDPNDSGIYVLMESLCATRCEWDEVKNVRSMMRGNGVKKTPGRSSIEVEGEFHEFLVADKSHPKSENIYKVLGEIILFSRLEDASDVNLSFD